ataattatcgACAAAAATTCGAGAGGTGGATATTAAGAATAACTGTTCACATGATCGAATACCGAACACAACTGAAAACAATGGAAACGCATATCCCTACCATGGAGCTACAACGCGAGCCTCCTGCCGTCTCGTCTTCGTCTTTTGTTTATCTTAActtcgtccttttttctcttaatcctattctaaaattttcattatcttatgTTTGATGAAAAAGTGATGGTCGGGCTGTGACAAAGGAAGACTTAATTCATTCAAGGCAAGCcacattttgttttaattattgctTGCGTAGTTATTAAACGGTATAATTTTTCGATTGATCAAGATATACAAACTAAGATAATTAAGAGCacattaaaatgaataaaagtaataagatGTCGGAAATTTTCAGAACATTatctaagaaataattttggaATTCTTTTACGTCTAATCTTATCATTATCTACTGTAATATGATTAGCTTTGTAAAATAAGAGTACTTTAATGTCTAGTAAGATATCAGAAGGAAaacttatgaaaacgcgtaaagACATGAAACCATTTACACGATAGTACTTACATTACataatttacaattagacTTCGCAAGAAATATCGATCCAAGTTTTATTACGTGTAAGTTTCTCCATATGGAATCCCACGTGCTAACGCTGATTCTACTTTACTCTAAAATCCACCTTCCGCGATACCGATGCGCGATGACTTTCTGATTCGAGTGCTTTCAGTTTTCTTTACTAACAGGAAATGGATTGGATTGCTCTTATAGATAGCTCCACTGTCCAACACCCTCAGCGTCAAACATAACGGATTATGAAGCACGACTGTTCGTGGTTTTCGAATTTCGAGCAATAAAAGCGTAATCCTCGTTAGGATTTTTAATCGCGTCCACGATACTCACATGTGTGTTAAAATAAGGCTGACTTTtctctaaaatccgcgttcgcaagataatctaatcgaaattttgagcaaataaaacgaagtccacgATAGTTTCTTCAAACGCTGCTGAATTCCCACCCGAATGTTagaataacgatgattctACTCTATAATCCGCTTTCCAGGGATGTTCGAAAAATCGTTAAATCGCGTCCGTGATCACACACGCATATGCTCACCGACACGCCCGCTAGTGTTCTCCATATATTTCCCGTATTCTCACGTAAAAATCTACGATAAATCAGCCGTATGACAATACATCGAACTTATACCAATCCAGTTAAATATATCCTTCAATAATCAATAGTGTGGAAGAGGAaaataaggagaaaataagagaaagagaagaaaaaatagacgaGACGTGCGAGTAGTTGCCAACGATAAAACTCGGAACTTGAGGTGGATATATTGAATATCGCTCAATAATTCCTCGACAATCCCACGATGATCCCACAATGATCCGACGTTGAATtttggaaaagaagaagagaagataaagaagagaaagagagaaaatatgatatagaaaagagagtcggagaaagaaaagaaaagagagccaaaggaataaaaaaatagagacgCAGTTCTACACGATGCTGAGACAACAGCTCACATAAAATCCCACAACCATGGGCCCATCCTGTAGGTCCCACCCAAGATTTggaaatagtaattaataagagtatataagaataaaaatatgaatgacAGCGAACATAAATATGATAGAAAAGTTTTCTATgcgtttcaattttaaatcgattgtatattatattacatatatataacattcatGACGCTGCTTAGAACATcctaatgtttaaatattgaataattatactttacatatatgatacattgtttaaatgtcAGTAAAATGATcatacttattaattattccttacCGATTCCACGATCCCACAACGTGGAACTAGTGAAaggaaataaacaaacaaaagagcATATAATGGTTTGTTCGGAaagtaattttgttttttttgtgaaaatgaaagacaattttcgtataatgaacaaatattttattaaattatatattggccATTCTGGTCAAATACCTTTTGTCATCTTTCTGCTAGTAGCATGATTCCACGCTCATAAAATTTTTGGTCTTTGCTGGCAAAAAACTGATCGAGGTGGTTTTTGACCTCCTCGTTTTACCGTCTAAAAAATTTTGCAGTGACCGGAACAAATAATAACCCGAAGGTGCCAGATCTGGAGAATATGGTGGGTGTGGCATTGTATCCCATTCAAACTGTAAAAGCTTTTAGCGAGAGACCAAACTTGTATGAGGTCTCGCATTATTTTGGTGGAACACTACACCTTTTCTGTTGATTAATTCTGGCCTTTTCTGTTGAAGTGCATCATTTAGTTTGTCCAGCTGATGACAGTAGACTTCCGAATTAATTGTTGTTTTATCCGGTATAATCTCAAAAAAAGGATTCCTTAAAAATCCAACCAAATAGACAGCATCATCTTTTTTTGATGAATATTGGCTTTGGAAATGCTTTGAGCCGGTTCATCTTTTTGCTCCATGATCTCTTGcgtttgatattgttatatacaacTCATTTTTCGTCCACAATAATGATGCGCTTCAAAAATGGATCATTTTCGTAACGTTTGAGAAGCAAATCACAGACTTCAACACGACGACACAAATTTCTCTCAGTGAGAAGATGGGGAACCCATATATCGAGCTTCGAGTTTAAACTCAGACCTTTCAAGTGGTCATAAATAgttgaatttgataaatttaaccTCTCACCGATCTCACGTATTGTTATTCGTCTGTTTGCATCAATTAATGCCTTTATCGTGTCTTTATCAGCTTCAATCGGCCTTCCAGAACGTGGTGCATCTTCGACATCAAAATTACCAGTTTCGAAATTTTGCGAACCAGTTCTGGCAGTGGCGTACTGTCAACATATCGGttactttttttctgtcttgaATAGcagttttatcttttctatagtaaaaaagtaaaatatgacGAAAATGCTGCTTATTGCTCTCCATATTTAAAAGGGCACCAACCAAAAACTACTGCGTAGAATCAATAGAACTTTTTCACACACAAGCCTTGCTATATCAGCTCTCAAAACATATAATGATTATGCGCCTTAAGAGTGAAGTTGGAtgcaaaaaaatacaattaaatcctCTGtcggaaaaaaaacgaaattactttcCAAACAACCTATACATTTAAGAATATGTTATGAAAAACGGTTCATCAGACTGcattatattagaatcaagtctcatttaaatagatgttttgtaaattatttcgtttcgtttaacGCCTCTTCGACCGTATATAGCAATGATCAGAACGTGAAAATAAGTAATCACATCCGATTCTATTGAAAACGATTCCTATCGAATTCAAATAGAGAGAATAACCAGAAAATAAAGTGCATTCGAGGATACAATACGAACAGCATCGGAATATATTcgcgtaatattaattaaacgtatAATTCTCGACTCAGATAGATAAGAAACCAAATAACTCGAAATGAAGTTGTGTCgcatttaagaaaatatttcccaTCGATTCAGTAGACTATTTTACATAAGAATCAAGTTTTATTTTGAACGGATTCGAATTGTTTGATAACATTTCGTTAAGTTTATCGCCTATTAGTTCGTATGCACAAATCAttttaacaacaaaaaaaagttgaaatttcTTCCGATTAGCTTGAAAACGAATACTATCCACgcagaataaaaagagtaaaaagaaaataagttgCATAAGTTATTACTATACGAACAGCATTGGAGAATTATCAcgttatattagaaaaatgtgcGATTCTCGAATTAGATATACGTGAAAccaaataaattgaaaagaaattgtacCACAGTTCAGAAAATGTTACAAAATGTTTTAGCAGATAGCGCTACATAAGAATACAAAATCGTAATCGAATTTTCTTTAGCGTCTTTGTTCCGTTTTACGCCTTCTTCGCCCGTATACAACTGTCATCGGATCGTGAAAAGTTGTGATCTACTACGATTCCTTTGAAACCGTTTTCTATCAACGcaaaatagagagaataacaagaaaataatgtgCTTGCGAGTATACAAAATGAACAGCAACGGAGAAATAGcttaaaatatcaaagaaaagcAAGAAGCTCGACACAGAACAATATGAAAccaaataactaaaataatgaaGTAAATGTTTCCGAATTATTCAGTATTCTGTTTTACATAAGAACCAAGTTTTGTTTTGTACGGATTCGAGGTGTTGGATAAcatttcgttaaatttatcGCCTCTTCGTCCGTATACGGCTATCGTCGTTacgtgaaaaattataatctctTGCGTTTCTTTTGGAAACGTATTACGTCCGCTCAGAATAAAGagattaacaagaaaataaaatgtatgcaAGGATACAATACGAACAGCAACGGAGAATTATCGTATAATATCAGAAAAATGTGCGATTCTTTACACAGGTAGCtgaaaacgatataaatcCTATACAAGCTATGTCACAGTTCAGAAAATGTTATCAAACGATTCAGTAGACTGCGATTATAGGAGTCAAATCTCGTTACAGGCAGATCAGACGTTTTTGAAATCATTTCGTTACGTTTCATGTTTCTTCACAAGTATGTGACCATCGTCGGAACATAATAAGTTTAAATTTCGTAAGATTCGTTTGAGAATAgtttctgtcgatgcagaataaagagagtAACGAAATAACGAGAGTAAGAAAATAAGGTGCATGCTAAGATACAATCCGTATAGGGATGGAGAATTGATGTGTAATATCAATAGAACTAGCGAATTTCGACTCAGATAACTTAGAAACGAAATTCCTCTATGGAGCCACAGGAAGATGTGCTACAGTTCAGAAAACCGATTCAGTAGACTGCATTACATAAGAATTGTTTCTCGTTTTAAACTGTTTCAAGGATTTTAAACTTAATTCTTTCCGTTTTACGCCTCTTCGCCTGTATAGGCCAATCAAAGTAACAAGaaaagttaaatttttttttgattccattgaaaaaggattttatcgacgcgaaataaagagagtaataagaataagccGTACTTACGAAAATAGTATACAGACAGCAACGTAGAATTAGCCCGTAATATCTGAGAAATATGTGACATTCGATACAGATAGAtaagaaacaatataaatcCTATAAAAGTTGCGCCACCGTtctgataatgttaccaaactATTCAGCAGATTGCGTTATATAAGAATTAAGCCTCGTTTAAATTGATTCAATGTATCTGATACTATTACGTTGCGCTTTACAATCCTTCGCACGTATACGGCCATCGTCAGAacatgaaaatttgaaatctcgtcagCTTCGTTTGAAAACGGATTCTATTGACacagaataaaaagagtaacaaAATGAGTAAAAACGATATGAATCTCATAGAATTTTTGCGACAATTCAGAAAATGTTACTAAATGATACAGCAgtttgcattacataagaatAAATCATCGTTTTAAACGGATTCGAGGATTTTGAAATCATTTTGATGTTTTACGCCTCTTCGCCCGTATAGGCCCATCATCGTAATATTGAAAGTTGAAATATAGTCCGATTCCATTGGAAACGTTTTTAtctatacaaaataaatagagTAACAAGAAATTAAAGTGCGTGCGAGGATACAATACGAATAACAGCGGAGACTAATTGTGTAATATCAGATAAACGTTCGATTTTCGTcacagataaatataaaaccaaATAACTCAAAATGAAGGTGTATCACAGTTCAGAAAATGAAACCAAACGTTTTAGCAGATTGCGTTATATAAGAATACAGACTCATTCTAAATCGTATcgcgtttttctattttatttcatatcgttttACACTTTTCGCCCATATACAGCCATCATCGTAAcgtgataaattttaatctgtAACGTCGAGGATCGGGTCTCgatcaaaagtaaaatttactTCAGTTACTTAATTTTTTCCTCGACTTACACCGATTTAGTCACGTTTTGGTCAATTCTAAGACTTTACTCGGTATgagaatcttttattttcctttaggACGAACAATCTAGCTCCCTCAAAGCATTTACCTATTCCAGATCTTATCTTATTAGATATGATGGTTCATATATTGCTGCCAGATGCTGCCCCTCGGAAATAATTCTCGTTGTTTCTACGAAGGATCAAGAAGCTCCTGGATTGTCGCCCCTTAGCTATCCCTTACCTTGGATAGGATTAGAAACGGAATTTATATGATACGgaggaaatatttaattgttcttAAACACCATATTTTTAACAagataacaatttatttaaacaaacaaacaaagaaaaataataaaatttacatacaCTTTTAACACATTTGCTAAacaattatagatataatgactttcataaaagatattaatcatGCGCAGAATTTCGCATCTATTTGAAgtagttaaattttataactattgaataagtatataatatttgcaatTGATAAGAAGAGCGCGTCGCGACCATACCGATTAGAGTATAAAATTAGACTGTTCGTAGCAGCCTTCTTACTTCGCTGAATTCTAAAATATGTTCTAAGATAAAATATGCGCTTATTACCAGATGAAGTCCAGACAAAACTTGTGCATGATTCATCGGCTTGTTCGCTGGGAGATCGGAGTTGATATGTACTTATCGCCGGATGTAGTTAGACATTTGTTATAAGAGTGTCTTGAAATAGTAACgctacttattattattaagttttaCAGAATAAGAATACAatgtaattgaaaattaatcattttatagagttaattaattattatattagtgCTGTTggtaatgatttatatatatagttaattaattattatatatgagtactgttgataattattatatatatagtttctagtgtaaaataataattagttatctttttattatttaatagcgCCATATGTATtactagaaaatatattataaaataataattagttatATTTTAAGTTGCTAATTTTTAGTTAccgatcgataaatttatcaaaagttTTACAGACGATGGGTGGTTACCGACAGTAAGGATATCGGTTGTTAGAGTTCTATCGATGGTGGATGATTACTGACGGTGAATTTAATGActaaataaagaacataagATTATTTAATAGGTTAACATAActaatgcaatatatatatgaaaaaagaaaaagttagtCAAAACTATAACTGTTATTCCCAACATTAAGTTTTCCCaacattaaattttcttctttatgaacaagataaattaattatcttatttagaaagaagaaaatttcgatatcGAACGTAAggttacacacacacacgcgcgcacatatatatgtatatatatatatatatatatacgctttTTGAATTAGAGTAAGAAATGTGTATTATCCTGATATGAGTCACATGGACGTGACACCTCCATCCTTAAGTAACTCGTCCGGAGATTGCGTTCTCCGGCGACTTAGTAACACACGCTGTAATTATACTTTCTAGTATTGGGTAATTTACCAAGTACCTTAATGCAGGGGTTGGGGTCACATCACTTCCTTCTGCTAGCACTGATTCTGCGTTTTCCACATTTACACTTGGTCCGCAGCATCGTACTTACTGTTTTCCGGTGACTGTTGGTGACCCATGTGTAAAAAGAGATGCGTCAACGAGCTCCATATGGCCCTTAGCAGATGTAAACTGCAATTATATACCTTGTGGAGCACTTAATTATCACATCAACACAAAATTTTATTCCCTTCATCACAATAAATAGTTCAATTACTATAGCATTTGCTGATCCGAATAGTAGAAATGCCTGCCACAGTTTCGAGGTAGTGTTCTCCGTAATCTTATCGAGATCAGATTCCTCCAACAAGTTGTATGCTGATATGGTGTTAGGAATATGATGAAATATGATGTCCGGTAACTCTCTCGCTATCGTATTCAGGACACTCGGTCTCTCAGCTGAGAACATGTTTTGGTCACGTAGATTTTCCAAATTATGTTGAAAATAAATGGCACACGTCATCAAGTGCTGCGTATCCGTATACTTCCAAATGGGCTTGGTCATCGGATGAAGGATTTGTGGAGTGAGGACTTTCACCGGCTTAGGTGCGAGCCGAAATCAACTCCCCTCCATAAAAAACATTGACGGCAATAATGTTTTGGATTCTCTGGTGGTTCCCGTTTTTACTAACACTCTTGATTTAAATGTGAAAAATAGGCTGGCGTTTTGTTGTATACCGAGAGATCGTGATAGGATTCCTCCGATGATCTTATATTTACCGCTGCAAGGTTGCATTTGACGATGTGCATTACTTCTCCCGCTGTCACAGCCATATAATTAGCTGACTTCATTAGTGTGTATGCGAACTCATCAGGGCGAAGTATAGTCAATTGCAGGGCGTTTTTTAATACCTGCTTCCCCAACTCACACTTTTGCTTAATGATGTCACTATATGATGCGGTCATTTGATTTCTCATGTATTTTTCGAAATAGACGGATTTTGAATTTACATAAGCGAACAGATCAAGACCTTCAACCGAAAATTTTGTTTTGGAAACAAAAGTTCTGCCCTCACGTGTTactaaaatgaataattttggaTATTCGCTCTTTAATAAGGTATATTCGCATAGATGATATTCTGTTCTTCTT
The genomic region above belongs to Vespa crabro chromosome 2, iyVesCrab1.2, whole genome shotgun sequence and contains:
- the LOC124422153 gene encoding histone-lysine N-methyltransferase SETMAR-like, which produces MRHNFISSYLVSYLSESRIIRLINITRIYSDAVRIVSSNALYFLYATARTGSQNFETGNFDVEDAPRSGRPIEADKDTIKALIDANRRITIREIGERLNLSNSTIYDHLKGLSLNSKLDIWVPHLLTERNLCRRVEVCDLLLKRYENDPFLKRIIIVDEK